AAGTGTTCTGTTTTACATGCTGTGCTTGTCCAGTGTCTGGCGGAGTCACAATAACACatgacattcacatttttaaaaactcactttttccccctctgtgtaGCAACATAACCTTTTCGTCATAGTAACCAAGTACAaaggaaaagaacaaaatgttctGTCATCACAGTCCCAAGGATTctctttgaacatttttattgattgctTTGACCTCTACATTTCATTCCATTATTTGAAAAGGGGTTCTAACTTTGGCAGACTCAGACAGAGGTGAACTTTCAATACGAAAAGGtagtagagaaaaaaaaaacttgagatgtttctatagttcaaagagtttttttttttatgatttaaaagggcatttttaattccttttcTCAGTTCATGTTCCGAAGGCCTGGAGAAATGTTTTCCGTTTATGCAACAGAAATCATAAATATGAagcaatttttcttttaaacagcaaaaaacCACAGCAGTGTCTCCCACACGTGCTGCGTTTTAAAAGGTACTTAGTGCAATGTCATTGTCTGACAGATCGTTGAGTAGGTTATATTGCTCATGAGGCCAAACCACAAAACGAAGACCGATAGCCTAATTATTCTCTGAGAATGCAACCAAAGTAGAACACTTCTGTTCTAGGGTAAATTTCCCTGGCAGAACGCACCCCTTCGACACACAGCTACCACCACGGACTTTatacaggaaaacaaacaaataaaaatccttGAGACTGTTAACCACAATTTTCTTTGCCTTCAGTGAAAAGTAGGCCCCTGCATTTCATCCCCATGTGAGATCTTAAACTTTAATTGGAAGTGATTATGCATTCAAGTCTCAAGCatctttgaataaaaaataaaaaaaacacaactacaaaaaacaaacacctgttGGAAGCATGCACACGTCCCCGCGCTCCGCAGTTAAAGCTGCCACGGCTCTCTGTATcaggctggggagagagagagaggggaaggcaGGCCCCTATGTGCCAATGTGCCTGGTGGGAAAaagctggggggaaaaaaaaatcacatccgCTCTTATGCTGATTTGACACAAAAAAGAGGGttttctccccccttctcctttATATATCCACTGTAGAATGTCCGCTGAGGATTTTGGcgtttccatttatttatgttcagaTGATGGTTCATACACATTTGTTATGCTCTTCTCTGAACTTCAAAGAGAATGTAAAATGCCTATTATGCTAATCCTTGGCCTGTTGTGTAATAGACGGCATGCGCATTAATCCTTTACAAAGCGTTCTTCGCTTCCTCCTGAAaacggctttaaaaaaaacaacacacacatatacatatataaaagcACATTcaccccccccatttccctAGTTGAGACCGACTTTGAATAACATTGCAAACTGAACTAATCGACTTTCTTTGCTTAACAGTTCATCGGGTTTTTACTTCTTATTGGACAATGACATGAAGTACAAATTTTCACTGGAAATGAAGGAGAGGTGACAGCGAATTGTCTGGGGTGGAGACCGCGCCCTGAAAACACAAACGTGCACAACCGAGCATCGCGGCGCAAAGTCCCGGCTGCGCTTCAGGACGACTTGACGAACGCCACCTTGAAGCTGTGCCTCTTCTCTTCCTTCCCGTTATCCGTGCAGTCGGCTGCGGCCGTGTCCTGCTCGCCGAGCTCGCCGGGCTGTGCCGGCGTCTCCTCTTCCGGCTCCGGCTCCGGCTCCGGCTCGTCTGCGGCACCGCCCGACTCGGGGCTGTCCTCTTTCCCTGGCTGGGCCGTGCTGTTGCTCTCTTCCGGCAGGTCAGGCTGTGCAggtggcaggagagagagagagagtgaggactAACCACACCGAGTGCCTGGGGTAGGACTCTAAACCCAAAACAGGGCACGTCAGTGACTGTTACCACAGGGGGTTCCAGAACTGGGTAATTATGCACCTCATTGCCCCTCACACCCTCAGTCACAGTCAGGATTAGATACTATGGAGGCAGCCTTTCCAAACCATTCCTCAGACTGTGTATGCTACAAACTGATTACAGCCTGCACCTTTCCTGCTAGGCTGAAGCCTGACAATTCTGGGGTGGCAACACAGTACAATGCTTAGGGAACTCGGCACTTGTGGGTGCAATTCCCAACTGGGGCACCGCCAATGAACCCCCAAGCAAGGCACtcaaccggaattgcttcagtaaaatatccagctgtataaatggattgtgtgcaAAGATAATTGGTCTAacttactctggataagagcatttgcttaGTGCCAAAATGTAAACGTATAATGTAAACCAccttaattaataattaatagttTACTACAATGTGCCCATCCGCAAGTGATCCCCCACCATAGGTGCTCGAAGTCATGTGACTGTGTCAGCCCTTGGGGTGACATGGTGACAAGGTGAACGCAGTTCAGCTCACACTCACCTCAGTGAAGCCCAGACCGCAGTGCCTCCTGTTTCTGCCAGAAAGCTTGTCCTCCATGCCCTGCTGATACTGGTGCTCCAGCTCTGTGTTGATCTTCTTATCCTCTGCTCCTGGTGGACCAATCAAAAATGAGCACAACTGTCTGACAAGTTTTCAACAAAGGGCACACAGAgaaataacataacatgacacaacataacataatgatcagaacaggccattcatcccaacaatgctcgccattttcctgactaaattgtacctagtgctcggatatcctacagactagatagcatctaacaccgtatcaatcctggtcttgaaaatccccagagtttctgcctctactacctgaactggcaggctattccacacattaacTACTCTCTGTATGATCTCTTGGTGATCCAACCCAAACCACCACATCACCCCAGTGTCACTGCACAGCGCAGAAAGTGACACATTCTTCTGGTGGAAAAATCAACTGCAACAGTGAAATCAGTTTCCTTCTGCACACCATGGCAGGGGATATGATTGGTTTAATGAGCTAAACACCAAAGTCCCCATTGAATGGAACTAATCACACCGTATTCATACACCCTTAAGCTAGTTCTGTTCCCCTTTTTTCAAGGAACCAAGGTCGATGGACAAAACACTAAGACACACAAACTCTTTAATAAGACAAGTGTTTGcttcatgaaaaaaatctaCTCTCAGGAAATATTCCCCCATGTGAACAGATGAGTGCGCAGTACCATGGGCAACATTTCAAATGCAGTAGggaaaagttttcttttctttttttttttttttacctgatcGGAAGTGCGAAGTTGACTTGTGATCGCCGATCACGAGGCGTCCCGTATGCTCCTTCTAGGGtaagaataaattaatatgcAAACACTGTGACTTGCGTTGCGATGGCTTAGAAAAGCCTGACGCGTGCGATTATTGCACGGCTCTTTGTTAATCAGCCCTCACAAGTTGTTTCACACATGCATGATTAAGTATACATGACTGGAAAATGCTGTTTAAGGGAACAATAATTAGCACGCCTTATGTTCTATAAACGGTGGGTATTTACAATATCTACAGTGGTTTGGGCTTTTGTATGCATAAATGAAGCTACATTTCCTTGGGCTTATTGTTAGATCTAACAATTTATTTAACTTGAAGAGCCTCTCAGCAACACCTTTCATGTAAAATTAAAGCACTATAGTCTCAAGGCTTGCGAGAACACCGAGAAAGCAGTTTCTCTTGCCGTGtctactaaaataaaatgaaacattgatgaGCGGAACTGGCAAAGGCTCACAATTCGCTTTGCGCATGCGTTAGCGCACACCTAAAGTGCTCAGTTTGGCTTAGTCCATTACACATCGAAGCTAGAATCTGAAACAGTGTATGCGACAGGGAACAGAGATTTAAATATCCCAAACGTCCCACCTTTGCTGCGCCCATCAGCCGTAGAAACTTTTGTTTTCTCTCGTCGTTGCCCAAATCTGCATCCTCCCAGGTGTTGGCTCCTTGCTACAGAGGATACAGTAAAGCGTTGCGCTTATGGTGTAGCTTCAGCACATGTTCCTTTTCATAGAGTAACGTTACAGTTAGTTAAGAGTACATCGCTAGTTAACCAGTAGACGATCTGGTGGTTGCTAAATAACTTGAATAGCATTAATGTAGGCTAAACTGCCACGTCAAGCAAGATACTATTCTTGCAATCAGTTTGTAGCTAATAGCTACTCAGTCCTCAATGAAATGCTCTGCAGATAGCAATAATGCAACGAACAAACATAATGTAATAGCTATCAATAACCAAAGTATCCAGTTTTCTCTGCTAGCCCTAGTTACTGTTCATAGTATCAACTGGCCCGTGCTTGAGAAGTTGCAACGAAAAGGGAACGTtcactagctaacgttagctagctagctagtcagccTCACGTAATAGCTTTCAATCGTTTGTTACAGAAGCACTCCAGTCAGTGGTCGTCCAG
This region of Anguilla anguilla isolate fAngAng1 chromosome 5, fAngAng1.pri, whole genome shotgun sequence genomic DNA includes:
- the c5h11orf58 gene encoding small acidic protein, whose protein sequence is MSSAEDRQHGTKRPASPNEQGANTWEDADLGNDERKQKFLRLMGAAKKEHTGRLVIGDHKSTSHFRSGAEDKKINTELEHQYQQGMEDKLSGRNRRHCGLGFTEPDLPEESNSTAQPGKEDSPESGGAADEPEPEPEPEEETPAQPGELGEQDTAAADCTDNGKEEKRHSFKVAFVKSS